A region from the Chitinophaga sp. Cy-1792 genome encodes:
- a CDS encoding DUF6515 family protein — MLTLFEWPYISYAQHRGGGGGRGGAGRGGGGGARPQRAQPAMNNRQSAPRPQSQNRPNRAPTNRPPNTNYSRPNNNNFSNNRPNNNNRPGNNRPNNNRPNNNNNQFSNNNRINNNNNRVNNNRNHINNAHGNNVNVNINNSHNFNSYNNRNTVVRRNNLNTYHRPPYVYGGRRYYSYHPYYYHPYRPFVWGPVWHPWGFFLGTLAVTAIAITVANQAYRYDQGVWYQPSGSGYTVVSAPVGGTVTTIPSGYETVVVNNTTNYYYGGSYYEKSGSQYRVVAPPAGAVVTNLPEGGKEVRYGDQTYVQVGETYYQPVQVNGTSKYEVVQIEQ; from the coding sequence ATGCTTACATTATTCGAATGGCCCTATATTTCCTATGCGCAACATCGCGGAGGCGGTGGTGGCAGAGGTGGTGCCGGCAGAGGTGGCGGTGGCGGCGCAAGACCACAACGGGCGCAGCCTGCCATGAACAACAGGCAAAGTGCACCACGGCCGCAAAGTCAGAACCGGCCCAACAGAGCACCCACTAACAGGCCACCAAACACGAATTACAGCAGGCCAAACAATAATAACTTTAGTAACAACAGACCCAATAACAACAACCGCCCTGGCAACAACAGGCCCAATAACAACAGGCCTAACAACAACAATAATCAGTTCAGCAACAATAACCGGATAAACAATAACAACAACAGGGTAAACAATAACAGAAACCATATCAACAATGCACATGGCAATAATGTCAATGTAAATATTAACAACAGCCACAACTTCAATTCCTATAATAACAGGAATACGGTGGTAAGAAGAAATAACCTGAACACCTACCATCGTCCGCCATACGTATATGGAGGACGCCGGTATTACTCCTACCATCCATACTACTACCATCCGTACCGTCCGTTTGTATGGGGTCCGGTATGGCATCCGTGGGGGTTCTTCCTCGGCACCCTGGCTGTAACGGCTATTGCCATAACCGTAGCAAACCAGGCTTACCGCTATGACCAGGGCGTCTGGTACCAACCTTCAGGAAGCGGTTACACGGTGGTATCTGCACCGGTTGGCGGTACTGTTACTACCATTCCTTCAGGGTATGAAACGGTAGTGGTCAATAATACCACCAACTATTATTATGGTGGCTCCTATTATGAAAAGAGTGGCTCACAATACAGGGTAGTAGCGCCTCCTGCCGGCGCAGTTGTTACCAACCTGCCGGAAGGTGGCAAGGAAGTCAGATACGGTGACCAGACATATGTACAGGTAGGTGAAACCTATTACCAGCCGGTACAGGTTAATGGTACCTCTAAATATGAAGTTGTACAGATAGAACAATAA
- a CDS encoding GNAT family N-acetyltransferase: MELTFRIATTHDIPAIWAILQQAILRRKADGSNQWQDGYPNEEVVQSDVAKGIGFVLTKGDTIAGYTAVIINDEPAYAGIEGKWLTNGDFIVVHRVAIAEEFIGQGLAKALMNAVEDYARSKEIYSVKADTNFDNPGMIKTFEKLGYQYCGEVYFRGSARKAYEKVLSK, from the coding sequence ATGGAATTAACTTTTAGAATAGCAACTACCCACGACATCCCTGCCATCTGGGCAATCCTGCAACAGGCCATCCTTCGCAGAAAGGCGGATGGCAGCAACCAGTGGCAGGACGGATATCCCAACGAGGAAGTAGTACAGTCAGACGTAGCCAAAGGCATCGGATTTGTATTAACGAAAGGGGACACCATCGCAGGTTATACCGCTGTTATTATCAATGATGAACCTGCCTATGCCGGCATCGAAGGAAAGTGGCTGACCAACGGCGATTTCATCGTAGTACACCGGGTAGCGATAGCGGAAGAATTTATCGGGCAAGGACTGGCAAAAGCATTGATGAATGCAGTAGAAGATTATGCCCGCAGCAAAGAGATCTACAGCGTTAAAGCAGATACTAACTTCGATAACCCGGGCATGATTAAAACCTTTGAAAAACTGGGCTATCAGTACTGCGGCGAAGTGTATTTCAGAGGAAGTGCAAGAAAAGCCTACGAAAAAGTACTCAGTAAATAG
- a CDS encoding RNA polymerase sigma factor, translating to MERENIRKEALNGNINAFQALFAEFQSQLKSYLYRLVTDRNDVDDLTHDTFIRAFDKITTFNEASSLKTWVFKIATNLAYDHLRQLKRWPVDAQDQGAALAIGNKEVSGSFRVVHQTFNAAAYDMKEHIDFCFTCISKTLPIENQVALILKDIYDFSLKEIMLILDKSEGVIKHLLKDSRDTMTSIFDHRCALVNKNGVCDQCSQLNGIFNPKQNQQEARMKLELVKQSKKFNREELYELRTQLVKAIDPLRSSGADLQDIIMRCTRTAVGDVDDFFAAPASKANV from the coding sequence ATGGAAAGAGAAAACATACGGAAAGAGGCGCTGAATGGCAATATCAATGCCTTCCAGGCTTTGTTTGCCGAATTTCAATCCCAGCTGAAATCTTACCTCTATCGCCTGGTTACCGATCGTAATGATGTAGATGATCTGACGCATGATACTTTTATCAGGGCATTTGATAAGATAACCACCTTTAACGAGGCCTCTTCCCTGAAAACCTGGGTATTTAAAATAGCCACCAACCTGGCCTATGATCACCTCCGTCAGCTGAAACGCTGGCCTGTGGATGCGCAGGACCAGGGCGCCGCACTGGCCATCGGCAATAAGGAGGTGAGCGGCAGCTTCAGGGTCGTACACCAGACTTTCAACGCAGCGGCCTACGACATGAAGGAGCATATTGATTTCTGTTTCACCTGCATTTCTAAAACGCTGCCGATAGAAAACCAGGTAGCACTGATCCTGAAAGATATCTATGACTTTTCTTTAAAGGAAATTATGCTGATACTGGATAAGTCGGAAGGGGTGATAAAGCACCTGCTGAAAGATTCCAGGGATACCATGACATCGATATTTGATCACCGTTGTGCACTTGTTAATAAGAATGGCGTGTGTGATCAATGCAGCCAGTTAAATGGCATTTTCAATCCAAAGCAAAACCAGCAGGAAGCGCGCATGAAACTGGAGCTGGTAAAGCAATCAAAGAAATTTAACCGGGAAGAATTGTATGAGCTGAGAACCCAACTGGTGAAGGCGATTGATCCGTTGCGCAGTAGCGGCGCTGATTTGCAGGATATCATTATGCGCTGCACCAGGACAGCGGTAGGTGACGTAGATGATTTTTTTGCGGCGCCTGCGAGTAAGGCAAACGTATAA
- a CDS encoding SDR family oxidoreductase, whose product MENLKDKIAVVFAASGEIAAAVARAFALHGARVYVTAKNLEKVSALANDINASGGWAEAGMVDAMDETHIDSYLQQVVAANGRLDMVFNGIGSYYKDAGSGTPTTVATFEQFLHPLQKICGSQFLTSRVAARYMMQTKSEGTLLLLSASMAKTKTPNMAGFAAACAAIEGLTRVMAAEFGQYGIKSICICSGALLETKKIQGMIHDFAALAGVSTAQMSTRYTHFDILKTTPTLKQLGETAAFLVGENGVLFNSHIVDVDCGKLNVL is encoded by the coding sequence ATGGAAAACTTAAAAGACAAAATTGCCGTGGTATTTGCGGCTTCGGGAGAGATTGCAGCGGCAGTAGCCCGTGCCTTTGCCTTACACGGCGCCAGAGTGTATGTAACGGCTAAAAACCTGGAGAAGGTCAGCGCGCTGGCCAATGATATCAACGCCAGCGGCGGGTGGGCGGAAGCAGGTATGGTAGATGCCATGGATGAAACCCATATCGACAGCTACCTGCAACAGGTGGTGGCAGCAAACGGCAGACTGGATATGGTTTTCAACGGCATTGGATCTTACTATAAAGATGCCGGTAGTGGCACCCCTACAACCGTCGCCACTTTCGAACAGTTCCTGCACCCGCTGCAAAAGATTTGCGGATCGCAGTTTCTTACATCAAGAGTAGCAGCCCGTTACATGATGCAGACTAAATCTGAAGGAACCTTGTTGCTGCTTTCCGCCTCCATGGCTAAAACCAAAACGCCGAACATGGCGGGTTTTGCGGCTGCGTGTGCAGCGATAGAAGGCCTGACACGTGTGATGGCGGCAGAATTCGGGCAGTACGGAATCAAATCGATCTGCATCTGTTCGGGCGCACTGCTGGAAACTAAAAAAATTCAGGGAATGATCCACGACTTCGCGGCGCTGGCGGGTGTATCCACCGCGCAAATGTCGACCCGCTATACCCATTTCGATATACTGAAAACAACGCCTACACTAAAACAACTCGGCGAAACTGCCGCTTTCCTGGTTGGAGAAAATGGTGTTCTTTTTAATAGTCATATCGTTGACGTAGATTGCGGAAAGCTGAATGTATTATGA